The Calonectris borealis chromosome 28, bCalBor7.hap1.2, whole genome shotgun sequence genome segment GCATCTAGTGATGCCCTAATTCTGTAATCTCATGTGGTATCTGCTTAAAAGTGAAGTTAATGTctattttgttcttcctgggcAGGTTTGTACTGACATCAATGAATGTGAGACAGGTGCCGCCAGAAATTGTGTCCCAAACTCTATCTGCATCAATACACGTGTAAGTATTGCTGGAAAGCCTGTGTGGATctctcttccccaggctctggggcCTCTGTTAGCCGTGGCAATCCAGCTGCTGAGGAAGGTTACAGCAAAGGTTTGCCAGGACTCATGTTATAGTTAATTCCCTGTTGCTTTTTCTTGCAGGGATCCTACAAGTGCGGGGCTTGTAAACCTGGCTTTGTAGGGGATCAAGTCACTGGCTGCAAGAGCCAGACAGTGAGACGCTGCCCTAATGGTGAAATTAGTCCATGCCACGAGAAAGCACAGTGTATCGTGGAGCGCGACGGGTCCATCTCCTGCGTGGTAAGGTCCAAACCTCCCTGTGATTGGGGTCACTCTGGTTTCCCTTGCACTGTGCTTGCTCTCCTGGGTCTGCCACTGCCCTCTCCTGGAGAGCATGCCTTCCCGACACAGACCTGCTCTCCATTAACACCTGAGCTACGGCAATCTCTCTTTCAGTGCGCTCTGGAGAAGTGCACTGCTCCTGGCACCTCAGATCcactgttgtttgtttgggttttcttgccTGAAGCGCTACAAATTTGTCAGTCGTGGGACATTACATGCAGTTGAGCAGGGAGAAGCACCGTTCAGCAACCTGCTGGAGCCAAGAAGTTTTGCTGCTGCATCTGTCTTTATGATCTCAGGAACAAGCAGAGAGCTTGTATCTGagctatttaaaatacaatttacagCGTAACTGTTTCTTCCAGACAATATTTCTCCTGTAGAGTGTTGTGTACCTGGATTTGCCATGTTTTGTGCTGGTTCTCATGTAAAGCCTTCAATTTTGGAGGCGTACGGCCATCAGGGGACTCACTGGCAGCCTCATTTTGTTTTATCTGCTGTCTTCTAGTGCCTCGTGGGGTGGGCAGGGAATGGCTATGTCTGTGGGAAGGATACAGACATTGATGGAGTCCCTGATGAGAAGCAACGCTGCTCTGACAAAAAATGCCGCAAGGTAAGATGCAGTTGTCTCATGTCTCGTACTGGAAACAGTATACCAGAGGAATGCCTAACCAGAACTGGGCAATTCCGATTTGAGGGCAGGTCTTGGGTGCTGGTGAGACCCTGCCCAACCTTCAGAACTCAGGCTAAAGGACATGCACAGCTTGCTAGCCGGCCCTTTGTTGCTTTCCTTTCAGGATAACTGCATGACTGTCCCCAACTCTGGCCAGGAGGATGCAGACAGGGATGGAATTGGAGATGCTTGTGACGATGATGCGGACGGAGACGGGATATTAAATGCTGAGGTTTGAATTCTAATGCTTAAGCCCTGACATACCTAAATGTACCCAGAGGTCCTGCAAAGCAACTGCCTACACCTTTAATGTGAATTTAGAGAACCTGCAGGTCACAGCATGCAATGTTTCCTTTTAATCTGGATGGTCTGAAGACTCTAAAAACAAGCAGACAGGACAGAATATCATGGCACTGAAAGGACTTTACAAGTCATGAGTTAGAGAGTCTCTCTCTCACTTGGTCAAGCACTGGttgcaaatattttcaggtgCTACTGGTATTCCCTGAACAGGCAGTGACTAGGCTGAATAGAGGAAACCAAAACTGGCTGCAGATAGGCTGCTGGGCTTCTCAGAGCAGCTGGTCACATACCTCAGAACTTCTGTCTTTCTTACTCCTCAGTAGCACGCTCAGTGCCAAACATTTCCCCTCAGCCAGTCCCTCTCTCCCGCAGGACAACTGCGTGTACACACGCAACGCAGACCAGCGCAATGCAGACAAGGATAACTTCGGTGATGCCTGTGACAACTGTCGCCAAGTGAAGAACAATGATCAACGGGACATTGATGGCGATGGGAGGGGAGACGAGTGTGACGATGACATGGATGGAGATGGTaagagcagctggagagcatcCTCGGAGAGGTGCATGTATGTACTGAGCTAAGAACCAGAAAGCTATTCAGCACGCAGCTAGAGATCCTCATGGCCGGTACCAGCCTTCAAGGCCTGAGCTCTGCAGGAGTGGAACTAATTTCTGATGGGCTGAAGCACAGCTCAGTTCTTAAGATGCCAAGATGAGCAGTCAAGCCAGCATCCTTCACAGTTCAGCTCTTGCAGGGTTTAAAGATCTATCTTCAGGATGGTGCTACCAATTTCATTAGCACTCTTATTGTGCACAGTCACGTCAAACCTGTGTCAGACTTAAGAAAGAAAGATGTACCATGCAAATTGATCTCAGTCCAGACAAGGACACTACTTTGTGCTCCAGTTTAAACTTACGAAGAAGGATGGGAATATCCGAGTTCTTAGCAGCCACTGGCTTAAAGCAGTGTATGTCAGGGCtgtcttctgggggaaaaaaaacctggctAGCTTTAGAAACAGTCTGTGAGCTAATGATGCTGTATTTGCACAAAGCCTGCTTTTAAAAGCCAGAAATCACAACTGCTGCTGGCCTGAGACACAcatatttatttacagaatatTTCCAGTGCATCTAGTGCTGTTTGGGTCTGGCTACATCCTGCCAAGAAGCTCCCTGCTGGCATGATTTGCTGGTGTAGTAGGTAAATGCAGAGAAGCGGGAAGTGAAGTCATACAGGTTGCCAATTAGATTGTTCCTGTCCTGTCTCAAGCCTTGAAGAGGCACTGTCTAAATCTTCCATGTCAAATAGCCAAGATTAACCTTGacttattttataattatatagACGTCTACTTTAGAGGAAAAAGACTCTGTCATGGTTTAGGGAACCGCAGACAgcttcatcttcatcctcttgGCCACTCACTCGTGCACGATATGATGCTAGTTTGGAGCCACGTTCTTCAGTTCTTTAGCTTTCTCTAAGGAATGCAGTTAAGGACATTTCCTCTCAGGTTCATGTGCAATAGCATGCTCAGCCATCCATCGTGATGCAGTCTGGAGTATGTTTTAAGATCAGTTGCTGCAGATCTCTTCCATGCTCCATGGCTGCTAGGATGTAACTTAAAAGCGTTTAAAATGTACACAAAAATTGAAACTGTTGCTTTATTGCATGAATTCAACTGTCCTAGATTTTTGCCATCCAAAAAAGATTTGCTGCATAGACCTTAATAGCCCTGTCGCCCTGATGGGTCCACTTTGCCTGTTTTACAGGAATCAAAAACCCAATGGACAACTGTAGAAGAGTTCCTAACCCTGATCAAAAAGATGGCGATGGTGATGGAGTAGGAGATGTGTGTGACAGCTGCCCAACAGTCAGTAACCCAGACCAGGTAAGTAAGCACTCCCAATTTTGCAGTCTTATGGGGTCATTTCTCTCACTCAAGACAGTGCTCATGTTAACTGCCTGTAACTTGGTAACTCACCAAGATTGCCCCTTGCAAATTTTAGCTGCCATCCTGCAGTACAAAAGTACAGCCCCTCGAGATCAAACGTCCTGGGGTGTAGAAGAGTAGATCAGAGAGGAAGTGTTGCACTCTGGACTTCTCTCTTCCTACCCTGCTCATCTGTGTTTAGAAATAGTGCTGCTTGAATTCATCAGGGCAACTTGTAAATTCTGAAGAAGGAACTCTCCCACTGTTGTCAGCTCTGTTTTCAATCAGAATGATCATGGCACTGAGGCTAACAAACACCtctctttattctctttattGCCTAATCCTCCTCTTGATCTATGGAAAGTTTAAattattattgctttcttttactAGAAAGATACTGATCATGATCTAGTGGGAGATGTCTGTGACACCAACCAGGACAGGTGAGAGCTTGCTGCAAAAATTATACTTAGGTTGCATGAAATcttggggatggagggggaaaagGCATGCACTGGCAACTCTGACAACCTGGCTTGGCCTTATGCGATAAAAAGACAGAGGTTAAGGGAGGTGGAATTTTATTCAGACCTCAAAAAAAACTCGTTAGTGGAAGTATGGCTCAAAGGCTAGCGGATGTAAGCTTGCTGACAGCAGGCTTACTTGTCATTAGCTATCACTCACAGATTTGTTCATACACTACAGCTGGAATATTTCTGATCTATGGTTGGTGTAACTAATAGCTTAAGACTTTACAAGGCTAAAATCACCAACTTCTGCTGTTCTTGTTGAGGATCCCAGCTCCCAGAAAGGTGTTACATGCTTGTTTTAAAAGCACATGTCAGCGGATAATCTTTACCTGTAATTTTCTCCACCAGTGATGGGGATGGCCACCAAGATACACGGGATAACTGCCCATCAGTGCCCAACAGCTCCCAGGTGGACACAGACAATGATGGGCTGGGAGATGAATGTGATGATGACGATGACGATGATGGGATTCCAGATGAGAAACCTCCAGGCCCCGACAACTGTCGGCTTGTCCCTAACCCTGGCCAAGAAGACTCAGACGGTAAGGGAAATGGATGCACGTTAGCCTTGCATGGGGGTCTTCCGTTCCTGGTGGCCAATGCGTATCAGTTTGACCTCTAGAGATAGACAGTACTGACTTGAGACAGTCCTACATCATTTTCAGATCTCAACCCTGACATCGGGATCGTATTTGGGAAAAGTGCTCTGCCAGAAGTGTCTACAATTGAGGCATTTCTTCTGTTCGCAGCATCTCTGCAAGCAAGAGAAGCCTCAGGGTTTCCTTGCAGCTGACTTAAAGTGCTCTGAACACCTCTTAACCTTGCATAGACATGGCTACCTTTAACTGTGCTAGCCAAAAGCTGAGTAAACCTCAGGCGCAAGGGGCAGGAGAAGTTAATGAAAGCTTGTTACTCCTTTTCTTCTATCGTGCTCTCAGGTGATGGCGTGGGAAACCTTTGTGAAGATGACTTTGACAGAGACATGGTGATTGACAGAATTGATGTGTGCCCCGAGAACGCAGAAGTGACACTAACAGACTTCAGGGCTTTCCAGACGGTTGTATTGGACCCTGAGGGTGATGCACAGATTGACCCCAACTGGATTGTCCTCAACCAGGTAGGGGAGTGCTCCAGAACGGGCTAGTGAG includes the following:
- the COMP gene encoding cartilage oligomeric matrix protein isoform X1 — its product is MISALAFVFLLCLSCPFSSCQQRRAGGEVGPEMLEEMRETNRVLMEVRDLLKQQIKEIMFLKNTVMECDACGMHTEATGPVITVTQFNRCLPNSCFPGVACTETGTGFRCGPCPPGYSGNGSQCTDINECNANPCFPKVQCINTAPGFRCDPCPPGFTGQMVEGVGLAYARANKQVCTDINECETGAARNCVPNSICINTRGSYKCGACKPGFVGDQVTGCKSQTVRRCPNGEISPCHEKAQCIVERDGSISCVCLVGWAGNGYVCGKDTDIDGVPDEKQRCSDKKCRKDNCMTVPNSGQEDADRDGIGDACDDDADGDGILNAEDNCVYTRNADQRNADKDNFGDACDNCRQVKNNDQRDIDGDGRGDECDDDMDGDGIKNPMDNCRRVPNPDQKDGDGDGVGDVCDSCPTVSNPDQKDTDHDLVGDVCDTNQDSDGDGHQDTRDNCPSVPNSSQVDTDNDGLGDECDDDDDDDGIPDEKPPGPDNCRLVPNPGQEDSDGDGVGNLCEDDFDRDMVIDRIDVCPENAEVTLTDFRAFQTVVLDPEGDAQIDPNWIVLNQGMEIVQTMNSDPGLAVGYTAFNGVDFEGTFHVNTATDDDYAGFIFGYQDSSSFYVVMWKQMEQTYWQANPFRAVAEPGIQLKAVKSKTGPGEYLRNSLWHTGDTTDQVKLLWKDPRNSGWKDKTSYRWFLQHRPQVGYIRARFYEGPEVVADTGVVLDTTMRGGRLGVFCFSQENIIWSNLRYRCNDTIPEDYETFRVQQD
- the COMP gene encoding cartilage oligomeric matrix protein isoform X2: MLEEMRETNRVLMEVRDLLKQQIKEIMFLKNTVMECDACGMHTEATGPVITVTQFNRCLPNSCFPGVACTETGTGFRCGPCPPGYSGNGSQCTDINECNANPCFPKVQCINTAPGFRCDPCPPGFTGQMVEGVGLAYARANKQVCTDINECETGAARNCVPNSICINTRGSYKCGACKPGFVGDQVTGCKSQTVRRCPNGEISPCHEKAQCIVERDGSISCVCLVGWAGNGYVCGKDTDIDGVPDEKQRCSDKKCRKDNCMTVPNSGQEDADRDGIGDACDDDADGDGILNAEDNCVYTRNADQRNADKDNFGDACDNCRQVKNNDQRDIDGDGRGDECDDDMDGDGIKNPMDNCRRVPNPDQKDGDGDGVGDVCDSCPTVSNPDQKDTDHDLVGDVCDTNQDSDGDGHQDTRDNCPSVPNSSQVDTDNDGLGDECDDDDDDDGIPDEKPPGPDNCRLVPNPGQEDSDGDGVGNLCEDDFDRDMVIDRIDVCPENAEVTLTDFRAFQTVVLDPEGDAQIDPNWIVLNQGMEIVQTMNSDPGLAVGYTAFNGVDFEGTFHVNTATDDDYAGFIFGYQDSSSFYVVMWKQMEQTYWQANPFRAVAEPGIQLKAVKSKTGPGEYLRNSLWHTGDTTDQVKLLWKDPRNSGWKDKTSYRWFLQHRPQVGYIRARFYEGPEVVADTGVVLDTTMRGGRLGVFCFSQENIIWSNLRYRCNDTIPEDYETFRVQQD